Genomic segment of Rhodococcus sp. W8901:
CGAGGGTGTCGAGTACTCGGCCGAGCACGCGGTGATCGCCGGCGAGGACCGCTTCCTGATCCTGCACAACGACGTGGTCGACGGCGAGAAGGCCGAGAACTTCGTGTTGGCGCAGGCCCCGGTGTCGGAGCCCGGTGCGATGGAGATCCTGATCCCGCACCGCCACGACGTCCGACTCGAGGACATCGACACGTTCGCCGACCACCTGGTGCTCAGCTACCGGCGGGACGTGCTGACGCGCCTGGCGATCTGGCCGCTCACCGCGGACGGCTACGGCTACCTGGTCGAGATGGAGTTCGACGAGGAACTGTTCTCGGTGGGGCTCGGCTCCAACCCGGAATGGGACCAGCCGATGCTGCGCCTGGGGTACACCTCGTTCATCACACCCTCCCGTGTGTACGACTACGAACTGGCGACCGGCGCGCTGCTGCTGCGCAAGTCGCAGCCCGTGCTCGGCGGGTTCGATCCCGCCGACTACGAGCAGCACCGCGAGTGGGCCATCGCCGAGGACGGCACCCGCATCCCGCTGTCGATCGTGCGGCGCAAGGGAATCGGTGGCGACCCCGCGCCGACACTGCTGTACGGGTACGGCTCGTACGAGGCCAGCATGGACCCGGCGTTCTCGGTGGCACGGCTGTCGCTGCTCGACCGCGGCATGGTGTTCGCGGTCGCGCACGTGCGCGGCGGCGGCGAGATGGGTCGGCACTGGTACGAGAACGGCAAGACGCTCACGAAGAAGAACACCTTCACCGACTTCGTCGCGTGCGCACGACATCTCGTCGACGAGGGGCGTACGACACCGGCGCAGTTGGTCGCCGACGGGGGCAGCGCGGGCGGCCTGCTGATGGGCGCGGTCGCGAATCTCGCGCCCGAGTTGTTCGCCGGCATCCTCGCCAACGTGCCGTTCGTCGATCCGCTCACCTCGATCCTGGACCCGGACCTGCCGCTGACGGTGATCGAGTGGGACGAGTGGGGCAACCCGCTCGAGGATCCGCAGGTGTACGAGTACATGCGGTCCTACAGCCCGTACGAGAACGTCGCCGCCAAGGAGTACCCGGCGATCCTCGCGATCACGAGCATCAACGACACCCGTGTGCTGTACGTGGAGCCCGCGAAATGGGTTGCCGCGCTGCGTGCGACGAAGTCGGGTGAGGCGCCGTTGCTGCTCAAGACCGAGATGAGTGCCGGTCACGGGGGCGTCAGCGGACGCTACGAGAAGTGGAAGGAAGTTGCCTTCGAGTACGCGTGGGTGCTCGACACCGCGGGCGCGGCGTAGAGCTTCTTCCGAGGCGAGGGGCGTGGGCACCGACGGTGCCCACGCCCCTCGTTCGTTCAGGCCGGGACGGGTCTGCTGTACGCAGCCCCTGCGGTGGGTGCGGTACGGGGCTCGCTCACCAGCGGCTGGACCGGCTCCGTCCGGTGGTCGGGCCACGCTGCTCTTCACGGTGCTGCGGCAGCTGCGGCGCTTCGACGAGCACGCTCAGCCGGTGGTGGCGACCCAGGCGTAGCGCACCTGGGGTCGTCCAGCCTTGCCGTACTCGGTCTCCCGGCCCACCGCACCGTCGTCGGCGAGCCGTTCGAGGTAACGCCACGCGGTCACCCGGGACACCCCCACAGCCGCGGCGACCTCCGCCGCGGTCAACGGGCGGCCGGCGTCGCGGACGCACGCGCCGATGAGGTCCGCAGTCTGCGGTGCAACACCTTTCGGTGCAGTTGCGCGCTCGTCGGCGCTGCGCAGCACCGCCATCGCGCGGTCGATGTCGCGCTGGCTGGCGGCGGTACCGCCCCGCGACATCGTGGCCCGGAACTCGCGGTAGTGCTCGAGCTTGTCGCGCAGCGCGGCGAACGTGAACGGCTTGAGCAGGTACAGCAGCACGCCGCGGGTGACCGCCGTCCGGACCACCGCGAGGTCGCGGGCCGAGGTGACGGCGATGATGTCGGGGCGGGGCCGCAGCCCGCTCAGCGCGTCCGCCAGATCGAGTCCGTTGGCGTCGGGCAGTCCGATGTCGAGCAGGACGAGATCGATCGGGTCGTCGCCGGCCGCGGCACCCGCGACCGCCCGCATCGCCGCGTTCGCGGTATGGGCGACGGAGTGGACCGAGAAGCCCTCGACCCGTTCGACATACGAGCGGTGCGCCTCCGCGATCAACGGCTCGTCCTCCACGATCAGGACGCGGATCATCGGGTGCCGTCCCGTCGACCCGGCGTGTGCAGGGGAATCTCGACGACGAGCATTCCGGCCAGCGACGGCTCGGTGCGCAGACGGCCGCCGTGCCGGGCCACCACCTGCGCCACCAGCGCCAGGCCCAGTCCGCGTTGCATCGCCGGGCGGCCGTCGACCTGCTTGGTCGAGTATCCGCGGGTCATGGCTCGTGTCAGCGCGTCCGGATCCATCCCCGGCCCGCTGTCGGCGACGCGGATCACCAGGTTCGAATCCTCCTCCGCGACGGTCACTTCCACCCACGGGGCGGTCTCGTCGGTCTCGGTCGAGCGGGCCGCGTCGATCGCGTTGTCGATCAGGTTCCCCACCACGGTCACCATCTCCAGCGGCGTCAGCATGGTCAGCGGACCCATGGCTGTGTCCTCGGTGACCGTCAGTTCCACACCCTGCTGCGCGGCCTCGGTGACTTTCCCCAGCAGCAGCGCCGCCAGCGCCGGTTCGTGCACCGCCGCGATGAGCCGGTCGATCAGCTGCTGCGACGTCGCCAACTCGGCCGTGGTGAACGCGACCGCCTCGTCGTGGTGGCCCAGCTCCACCATCGTCACGATCGTGTGCAGCCGGTTCGCGTACTCGTGGGCCTGGGCGCGAAGGGACTCGGCGACGCTGCGTGTCGAGTCCAGCTCACCCAGCGCGTTCTGCAGGTCGGTGTGGTCGCGCAGGGTCACGACCGTGCCGATGCGTCTGCCGTCCCACAGCACGGGTGCCCGTCCCACCACCAGGATGCGGTCGGCGGTCACGTGCACCTCGTCGTGTTCCTCGTCGGCGTCCGGTCCGATGCGGCGGAGGGTCTCGGGCAGTTGGTCGACGGTGATCGGACCGTCCGGCAGCCACAGCAGCCGGCGGGCCTCGTCGTTGACGACGTCCACGCGAACCCTCCCGTCGCGGTCCCGTCCGAACACGATCAGCCCCTCGCCGATCGAGCGGAGCACCGCGTCGTGATGCTCGTACATCCGGCGCAACTGGTCGGGGTCCAGGCCCAGGGTCTGTCGTCGGATCCGGTTGCTGACCAGGGTCGCGCCGATCGCGGCGATCCCGACGGCGATCGCGGAGATCCTCAGCAGCGACGGCAGGCTGTTCGCGAACTGCTGGCCGATCCGCTCGCGGGTGACACCCACGGAGACAAGACCGACGATCTCGTCGCCGTCGCGGACCGGGGTCACCGCGCGAATCGACGGGCCGAGCGACCCCGT
This window contains:
- a CDS encoding S9 family peptidase is translated as MSALTPPVAKRVPLERTHHGDTFVDHYEWLRAKEDPEVIEYLEAENAYTAQQLEHLEPLREKVFQEIKSRTQETDMSVPTRLGNWWYYARTAEGKQYGVNCRCPISGPDDWTPPELSADTAMPGEQVLLDGNIEAEGHEFFSVGAFSVSHDGTLLAYSVDVIGDERYTLRFKNLETGELLADEIPNTAPGATWAIDHQHIFYLTVDESWRPDTVWRHKLGTTQDQDVQVFHEPDERYWVAVGSTRSEKYLMIWLGSKVTTEGWILESANPEGEFRVILPRREGVEYSAEHAVIAGEDRFLILHNDVVDGEKAENFVLAQAPVSEPGAMEILIPHRHDVRLEDIDTFADHLVLSYRRDVLTRLAIWPLTADGYGYLVEMEFDEELFSVGLGSNPEWDQPMLRLGYTSFITPSRVYDYELATGALLLRKSQPVLGGFDPADYEQHREWAIAEDGTRIPLSIVRRKGIGGDPAPTLLYGYGSYEASMDPAFSVARLSLLDRGMVFAVAHVRGGGEMGRHWYENGKTLTKKNTFTDFVACARHLVDEGRTTPAQLVADGGSAGGLLMGAVANLAPELFAGILANVPFVDPLTSILDPDLPLTVIEWDEWGNPLEDPQVYEYMRSYSPYENVAAKEYPAILAITSINDTRVLYVEPAKWVAALRATKSGEAPLLLKTEMSAGHGGVSGRYEKWKEVAFEYAWVLDTAGAA
- a CDS encoding response regulator codes for the protein MIRVLIVEDEPLIAEAHRSYVERVEGFSVHSVAHTANAAMRAVAGAAAGDDPIDLVLLDIGLPDANGLDLADALSGLRPRPDIIAVTSARDLAVVRTAVTRGVLLYLLKPFTFAALRDKLEHYREFRATMSRGGTAASQRDIDRAMAVLRSADERATAPKGVAPQTADLIGACVRDAGRPLTAAEVAAAVGVSRVTAWRYLERLADDGAVGRETEYGKAGRPQVRYAWVATTG
- a CDS encoding sensor histidine kinase; the encoded protein is MSVATRLLILQLVVLTLVIAALSVLIALDERRDSDDASRREVTGIAETYALSASTIAALRSPDPTALLQPEAERIRAATDTDFIVVMAPDGTRYTHPDPTLIGQRFGGHIDRALAGETFTETYTGSLGPSIRAVTPVRDGDEIVGLVSVGVTRERIGQQFANSLPSLLRISAIAVGIAAIGATLVSNRIRRQTLGLDPDQLRRMYEHHDAVLRSIGEGLIVFGRDRDGRVRVDVVNDEARRLLWLPDGPITVDQLPETLRRIGPDADEEHDEVHVTADRILVVGRAPVLWDGRRIGTVVTLRDHTDLQNALGELDSTRSVAESLRAQAHEYANRLHTIVTMVELGHHDEAVAFTTAELATSQQLIDRLIAAVHEPALAALLLGKVTEAAQQGVELTVTEDTAMGPLTMLTPLEMVTVVGNLIDNAIDAARSTETDETAPWVEVTVAEEDSNLVIRVADSGPGMDPDALTRAMTRGYSTKQVDGRPAMQRGLGLALVAQVVARHGGRLRTEPSLAGMLVVEIPLHTPGRRDGTR